The sequence below is a genomic window from Dyadobacter chenwenxiniae.
ACTCCCACCAAAACTGCGATTGTCAAAATAGTCTTTTTCATTTCTCTAGTGTTAATGTATTGTTTGAGTTTACTTTTTGTACTTTTCAGATATTTAACTAAATCTATATTTCAATTCATTCTCAAACTTCTTCTGCACTCATATTCTGTGCTGTTTGATGATGTAAATGTACCTAACATATTGAATAGAATGCAACAAGCAAATATTCAGTTTGTTAAAGTTCTTTTTGTTGTTATCTAATCTTATTAGAATAATCATACGTTTATAGCAAAAGTGCAACAAGTAGTTTAAAATTTGACACGGATAAAAACACTCTGTCCTAACCACAAATTTGCACTATTTTAATAATAACCATTCATAAAGGATTGCCATTAACACACGCATAATATACTGACCGATTTAAAGTATTTTCGTTTGATGTCCGTCTACCCTTTTAATACCAATTTTCAACCTTCACTTTGTCGCAAAAGAGACCAAATATCATTCAGACTGTCTCATCTTACAGCAAGCAGCTCATGGGCTTTATCCGGCAACGGGTAAATTCGGACGAGGATGCTGAGGATATTTTGCAGGATGTATGGTTCCAGCTGAGCAGCGTGCCGGAAATTGAGGCTATTGAACAGATCGGCAGCTGGTTATATCGCGTAGCGCGTAACCGCATCATTGATAAATACCGGAAACAAAAACCGGATTCGCTGGAAGATTACGGGTATGAAGACGAAGAAGGCGAGTTCTATTTCAAAGACATCCTGCTAGCAGATGGCAACACGCCGGAGACGGTGTATATGAAAGAAGTATTCTGGGAGGAACTGACCATTGCATTGCAGGAACTTCCGGAAAACCAGCGGCAGGTTTTTATCTGGAATGAGCTCGAAGACCAGACTTTCCAGGAGATTGCGGACCGGACCGGAGAAAATATCAAAACCCTCATTTCCAGAAAACGCTATGCGGTGCAGCATTTGAGGCAGAGGCTGGAAACATTGTATCAGGAATTTGTAAATTATTAAATTTGTCTATCATGAATCAGCGACATACATACAGGAAGCGTTTTTGGATGTTTCCGATTTTCGGTTTTGCTGCTGCGCTCCTCCTGGGCGCGATTGTGCGTTGGTTATGGAATGCCATTTTGCCGGAACTCTTGAATACCAATCCCATATCTTACTGGCAGGCGGTCGGATTGATCGTTTTATGCAGGATCTTGTTTGGCAATTTTGGAGGCGGACCTGGCCGCTGGCGCAAACCTGGTTTCGGTGGAAATTTTCCCGGCGAAGGCGGGCCCGGCTTTGGCGCATCGTGGAGAAATAAGTGGATGGACATGACGGATGAAGACCGGAAAAAATTTAAGCAGGAGATGCGAAATCGCTGCGGAAAGCGACCTGAAAGTGAATAAATACTTCGAACCCAGCCCATAAAGCTGGGTTTTTCATTTTCCCAAAAATCTTTAAAGTAATTTTCTCAATCAGCCGTCTGCGATAATGTACACCATTTGTGTGCATTTCATTAACATAAATTCAAAAGCCATGTTCACGCAAATTCTGAAAACAATCGCCGGCGGTATCCTCGGTGGCGTCGTTCTTTTCCTGATCCCGTTCCTGCTTTTCAAAGCACTTTTCTTTTTCCTCTTTATCGGCCTCATCTTCCGGCTTTTTGCAGGAAGACGCTACGGTTACCACAGATGGAGACATTATGATCCGTATTTCCACAGGTTCGATGATCGGCGTTTTTATGAAGGAAAAGAAGGGTTAAGGGACCCATTTTATCAAAATCCAAAAAATATATAAGCCATGAAAAGAAGAACAAGAATGCTGCTGGGCATCAGCGTAGCGCTCATTACCGCAGCCAGTTTACATTTTACAGTAGGACACCGCTTCCATCACCGCCAATGGGGACATTACGGACATAGCGACTGCGGGAGCCATTCGCGGTGGGGCGACAAAGATCGCTTCGAAGACAAATGCATCCCGGGAGCCGACGGGCGCAGAGAGCCCCTAAATCCCCTAAAGGGGACTTTCCCTGCGGTATGACAAAAGTCCCCTTCAGGGGATTTAGGGGCAAAACCAGCAAAAAAGCAAGTCCCCTTCAGGGGATTTAGGGGCACAAGCACCCAAAACATTTCTAATTTTCAAACTCAAATCAAAAACAAAATGTGCAATAATAGATTTGGACAGCGTGGTTATGCCATGCGCCATGAATATTCAGGGAAACAATTTGGCGGGAGCCACAATTATCGCGTTCCGGTCAACATTGTGAAGAATGACACCAATTATGAACTAATGGTCTTCGCGCCTGACCGGGCGAAGGAGGATTTCAAGATTAGCATTAAGGGTCATGAACTGACCATTTCTTATGTATCCAATAGCGAAAAGGAAGACAACAGGAACTGGATCCGGGCATGAATTCAGTAAGGCTTCGTTCGAGCGGTCGTTTGTGATCGATGAGACGGTGGATTCGGACAACATTGTGGCAGAGTATTACAATGGAATCCTTCATCTGAACCTGCCGGTCATTCCTGGCTCTGACAAACCTGCTCAGGAAATCAGGATCATCTGAAATTGGAGTAGTGATTAAACGAAGAAAGCCTCCGCATGTGCATGCAGAGGCTTTTCTGATTACCAACGCTTAACAAATATTGGTTACACTAACCAAAAGTCTATTTATAGGCCGGGTCTTGAACCAGTGTTGCAGTTCCTTCCTTGTATGAACGGTCGATCGCTTCCTGCGGAATCGGGAAATATTCGTTTTTGCCTTTTGTAAAAACGGCCCCTTTCTTATAAACTCGCTTCGTTGACTCCACGGTCACATATTTATTCAATGTTTCCGCCGCTATGCCCCACCTTTGCAGGTCGAAAAACCGGTGACCCTCCATGGCAAATTCAAGACGCGATTCAAAACGAACAGCTTTACGCGCTGTGGCCGCATCCGCCCAGGGCTGGTCGTAAGTTTTGATCACATAATTGGCAGCGGGCTCGTTCAGAACGGTGTAGTCGTCCCGTGATTTACTTCCCTGAACGGCCTTTTTCACAAATCCCGCAGGATTTGCTGCCCGCGTGCGTATTTGATTCACCAGTTTCCTGGCATTTTCGAGGTTACCCAGTTCCACTTCCACTTCTGCAAGCCAAAGCAATATCATCCCGTAACGCATAATTCGGTAATTATTGCTGGACAAATTACCCCAACCATTAACCCCAAACCCGGCCTTTTCGGAGATATGCTTTTTAGGAGAATACGGGCCGGCATAAGTTGGATCACGGATGAAGTCGCTGCCATGGATTTTGAAATCTTTAAACAAAATCCCCCTACGGCCAACCGTCTGATCGAGCCGCGGATCAAGCGGACCGGTGTAGGGCTCAAATGGATCTGTGTATTTCAGCCCCTGGTCATTTTTCACGTCACTATCATTGAATGTGTCCAGCAATGGAAGCCCAGTCGCCGTTGTTTTAAATGCATTCACAAGGTTTTGGGATGGCTGGTAAAATCCGCAACAGCCCCAGGGATCAATGTATGGATGCGCCAGCCCTACGCCCGCATCCGCCGCGTCACCGGAAGCGCTTGATACTGAATATTGTATTTCAAAAATCGACTCTTTATTATTACGGGTCGCAATCAGGAAATTGTCTTCAAACTTTGGTGCCAGCGAAAACTTGCCTGATGCGATAATTTGCTCAAAAATTGGTTTCGCCTTCGTCAGAGCAGCTGTGTTTGGAGCGCCGGTTGTCACATTCCAGCCCTGATACATGTAGGCTTTTCCTAGAAATGCGAGCGCAGCCCACTTCGTCGGACGTCCTACTTGCGACTGTGTTTCAGGCAAGCCTTCGGAAGCAGCTTTAAAATCTGCCTCGATCATTGGCCAAACATCTTTGTCATTCGGAATTTTGGTGCTTTCCAGATCGTCCAGTTTATAGATCGTTTCATCAATGTATGGGATCGTTTTCCACATTTTTTTTGCCTCAAAATGGAAAAGACCGCGAAGGAATCTGGCTTCTGCAATGATCAGTTTTCTTCTGGCCTCACCCACTTCCGGAACCTCCGCCAACGTATTGATCACATCATTTGTGCGCGCAACGCCTTTGTAGAGACCGCGCCATTTGTTCTTAATGTGATTATTGGTTGGCTGGAAATCATATTTTTCGATAAAAGATTGCTCGGGCTGGTCACCTGCATCCGTTCCTTTATAAGAATCGTCGGAAGCCAGTCCGCCAAAAACCCAGCTCTGGATATCGTTGTTCCAGGAATCCTGTCCATCCAGGCCTTGCCCATCAATCATCGCATAAGCGCCAATCAGCAAACCTTCCACGCCACTGGGCGTTTTCAGAGCAGTTGGGCTGTATTGCCCCTGTGGATCTTTTGATAAAAATGAATCCTTACAAGCCGTCACGATCCCGATCGCCAGGCCGATGGAAAGCAGATATTTTAATAATGTCGTCTTCATATATGTTCAGTATTTTAAATCTGTTTGAAAAGCCGGTTTTAGAACGAGAAATTCAGACCGACCAGGAACGTCCGGGAAACGGGCATAAAACCACCGTCAAAGCCAAGTGTATTATCTTGTCCCGGCTGGCTGTTGCTCTGAACTTCCGGATTCAAACCCGTATACTTTGTCACGGTCAGCATATTCTGGCCCTGAACGTAGATCTGCGCATTGCTGAACCCAATTTTTGACGATGCCACTTTTGGCAATGTGTAGGTTAGCTGAACATTTTTGAGGCGGAAATAAGTGCCTTTTTCAACAAGATAGCTTGAAGGGCGACTGCTGATCTGGTCATCCGCATCCATAATGGGCACAGTGCCTTCCTTGTGGTCCGGCTGCCAGGCGTCATAAAGCGCGCGCTTGGCACGATTGCCTTGGAAAGTGTTGAAATCGGTGAAATAACGCAGATAGTTGAATATTTCATTTCCAACAACACCGTTACCAAAGACAGTGAGATCAAAAGCTTTATAACCCAAATTCAGGTTAATCCCGTAAACAAAATCAGGGTGGGGATTTCCTATAACGGTTCTGTCATCGTCTGTGATCTTACCATCACCATTGATATCCGCCATTTTGAATTTTCCTGCCTTGTTATATTTTTCGTAAGGAGCCCATGCCTTTGCTTCCTCGTCCGATTGAAAGATCCCTAACACTTTATAACCATAATAGGAAGAAAGCGGCAGCCCGGCCTGTGTCAATGTTACGGCAGGAACGCGCGACCCGGCACCAAAATATTTGGTGTTGGCGCTTTCGTCCAGCTTATCCACCGTGTTTCTGTACATAGAATAGTTCGCTGACAAACCGTAACGGAAATCACCCTTCATCAATGTGTTCCGATAGCTGATTCCGAGGTCAATTCCTTTATTCGTCATCGCTCCCACATTGAATGAAGGTGCATTGGCGTCACCGGCTGTGAATGTGATTGGAGTAGAGAACAGCATATCCGCCGTTTTTCTATTCCAAAAGTCGATTTCGAATGTTAATGCATCGTTCAGGAATGTTGCGTCCAGACCTAGGTTATTAG
It includes:
- a CDS encoding RagB/SusD family nutrient uptake outer membrane protein, whose protein sequence is MKTTLLKYLLSIGLAIGIVTACKDSFLSKDPQGQYSPTALKTPSGVEGLLIGAYAMIDGQGLDGQDSWNNDIQSWVFGGLASDDSYKGTDAGDQPEQSFIEKYDFQPTNNHIKNKWRGLYKGVARTNDVINTLAEVPEVGEARRKLIIAEARFLRGLFHFEAKKMWKTIPYIDETIYKLDDLESTKIPNDKDVWPMIEADFKAASEGLPETQSQVGRPTKWAALAFLGKAYMYQGWNVTTGAPNTAALTKAKPIFEQIIASGKFSLAPKFEDNFLIATRNNKESIFEIQYSVSSASGDAADAGVGLAHPYIDPWGCCGFYQPSQNLVNAFKTTATGLPLLDTFNDSDVKNDQGLKYTDPFEPYTGPLDPRLDQTVGRRGILFKDFKIHGSDFIRDPTYAGPYSPKKHISEKAGFGVNGWGNLSSNNYRIMRYGMILLWLAEVEVELGNLENARKLVNQIRTRAANPAGFVKKAVQGSKSRDDYTVLNEPAANYVIKTYDQPWADAATARKAVRFESRLEFAMEGHRFFDLQRWGIAAETLNKYVTVESTKRVYKKGAVFTKGKNEYFPIPQEAIDRSYKEGTATLVQDPAYK
- a CDS encoding Hsp20 family protein, producing MYPIAKRKTTGTGSGHEFSKASFERSFVIDETVDSDNIVAEYYNGILHLNLPVIPGSDKPAQEIRII
- a CDS encoding RNA polymerase sigma factor translates to MSQKRPNIIQTVSSYSKQLMGFIRQRVNSDEDAEDILQDVWFQLSSVPEIEAIEQIGSWLYRVARNRIIDKYRKQKPDSLEDYGYEDEEGEFYFKDILLADGNTPETVYMKEVFWEELTIALQELPENQRQVFIWNELEDQTFQEIADRTGENIKTLISRKRYAVQHLRQRLETLYQEFVNY
- a CDS encoding Hsp20/alpha crystallin family protein, whose translation is MCNNRFGQRGYAMRHEYSGKQFGGSHNYRVPVNIVKNDTNYELMVFAPDRAKEDFKISIKGHELTISYVSNSEKEDNRNWIRA
- a CDS encoding poly-gamma-glutamate biosynthesis protein PgsC/CapC → MNQRHTYRKRFWMFPIFGFAAALLLGAIVRWLWNAILPELLNTNPISYWQAVGLIVLCRILFGNFGGGPGRWRKPGFGGNFPGEGGPGFGASWRNKWMDMTDEDRKKFKQEMRNRCGKRPESE